Genomic window (Zymoseptoria tritici IPO323 chromosome 1, whole genome shotgun sequence):
GCACATTCTCAGCTGCCAACCAAAGAAACGTGTCGCAGGCGATGATGCCACAATACTCTCTTCCGCCCAACTTCGCCAACCCGGGTCTGACCGATCTTTCCACCATGATGTTTCCCACGGCAGACGGGCCCTTTACTTACCCCAATCAGCCCCTGACGACGTTTGAGAACAATCAACAATTCGGCAAAGGTAGCCTCTTCTCGAACGCACAAGCCTTTACACCACTTGGCAACGCGAGCCCTGCgacatcttcctcccgcGGCCGTGAAGAGAACATCGAAGCCCAATTCTACCCCTTGCCTCCCTATATCGAGCAACGCCAACAACAGCAATTCTCGCAGCTGCGCACGCAGTCGCAATCGAGAGGCATGGGCATGGGCTATCCGCAGCCGACCAGCATGCCTTTCAATGGCGCACCCCAGTCCGCGAGCGCGGTGCAGGCGATGCAGATCCCGAATGGAGGGAATTGGGTCGGTCAGTCGGCGTTTCCGCAGGGGATGTTGGATCAGAATATCAATATTCAGGATCTGTTTGGCGGGCAAGAATGGAATCCGATGTTCGCTGGGTATCAGCACCAGCAGGGTCAGTAGGAATCGGAAGGCTGAGCATACCCTGAGCAGTTCTGGAAGTCCGGGAGCAGAGGAGCATCGTTTTGTTTTGGAGTGTAATTGTCATGATACCCATGAGTAGGAGGCGACAGGAAGACGATTGTGAGCCGAACAAAGTTGGTTCGCCTTTAGAAGATGTCCACGGAACAAGTTCAGCAGCATAGTTCCCCTGAAGAGAGATCGATCAAATGTGATGTTTCTGAACGTTTTGTCGCTTTCCGTCAAAATCATCGGCCAGTCCTCACCGTATCTGTGACGAATCCGCAAAAGTGCTTCGAGCGGTAGAGGTGAGAGTTTGGGTTCCGGCATCATTAGGAGGGGTGGTGCGGTCCAAAGGTGGGTCACCTTTTCCATGCCGTATCTACGATGCAGCTATCTCCTCACCTCTCCCTCCGGTGGACGACCAACCTTTCTGCTCGACCTTCGCGCTCATCGCAGAGCAGACCGAGTCCATGGCCAAGACACGCAAAGGGAGTTGGAATCCCTTGAGCTTCTTACCCGTGCAAGTGACGATCATTGGCTCGCTTTCCTACGCCGTGCTATTGGCAGCTCTCCTCTGGCAGCACGTCACAGTCCCTCCAGCACCGTCCACCGCCGTACCCGTCGCTGGCATCAACCTCACATCCGCATGGCTGGACCTCGAATTCATCTCGGACGGATATCACCCATGGGGTAGTAAGAGGAACGATGCAGTGAGGGAATACCTGCTGCAGCGAATCGAGGAGATTCTCAAGTCGAACCATGTCGATCATAAGACGGTGTATGCTTCGCCGAACAACACGTTCATTTCGGACACGGTTGGCGTGCAGAGTGTGACGGTCTTTGCGAACGATACGTCGAACTTCACGGGACCGGATAGCTGGACACAGAAGCCGTGGACGCTGTACGGCGAGTCTGAGAACATTCTCGTGTACATTCGTGGTACGGACGATAAAGAGGGGGACTGGTGGAACACAACGGACAGGTACGATGGCAACAGTGGAGTGCTCGTGTCCGCACACTATGACTCTGTCGCGACGGGCTTTGGTACAACAGACGATGGTGTAGGAGTCGTCTCGATCTTGCAGCTCATCTCCTACTACACGAGGAAGGGCAATCAGCCGAGGAGAGGCCTGGTGGCTTTGTTGAACAACGCAGAAGAGAATGGACTGTACGGCGCATACAACTACTTGGAGCATCCGCTCTCCCAGCTGACACATACGTTCCTCAATCTggaaggagcaggagcaggaggaaggGCCACACTCTTCCGAAGCACCGACATGGAGGTGACAAAGGCCTACGCCAAGTCTCCCCGGCCATTCGGCTCGATTATCAGCGGTGATGGGTTCAAGCGGGGGGCTATCAAGAGTGGAACAGACTACTCCGTCTTCAACTCGATCGGTGGCATGCGTGGATTGGATGTGGCTTTCTTCGAGCCTAGATCAAGATATCACACGGATCAGGATTCAAAAGCCAACACCTCGCCGGCTTCGCTGTGGCATATGCTTTCCGCTGCTCTGGCGACTACGAAAGAGCTGACATCCTTCAAAGGTGACGAGTTCGAAGGTTCTGCCGACGAGCACGGCAAACTTGACATTGGCAAAGGCAGTGATGGCATCTGGTTCGACCTGTTCGGCATGGTCTTCGCCCTAGGCAAGCTCAATACCCTGTTTGCCTTTTCTGTTGCGCTCCTCACGGCGGGACCGATTCTCTTCATCCTGCTCGaggttcttcttcgctacAGCGACAAGTGGTACGTCTTCGCTGGAAAGAGATATCTCCGCTCCaccgacgatgacgaagcTGTTCGGATCCATGGTCGACGCGGCTTCTTCCGCTTCCCTATTGCTTTCATCATCTCGACCGCAGTCGTGGTCGCGCTGGCCTACTTGGTCACGAAGATCAATCCCTACATTATATACAGCAGTGAGTATTCCGTTTGGGCCATGTCCCTGTCGGTGTGGTTTGCGGTCAGCTGGTTCTTCAGCAACTTGGCGGCCAACACCCGACCGACGGCACTGCATCGCATGTATGTCTTGATCTGGATGTACGCCATCTCTTGGGTACTTCTTGTCTTTGCTACTATTGGGGAGAAGAATCTGCACTTGGGAAGTGGATACTTCTTGGTCATTTATCAGGCCTCGATCTCGGTTGCATTGCTAATTAGCTATCTGGAATTGCTTGCGCTGCCCAAAATCTCGAAGTATGTCGAGCATGTACTGGGCGCCCAGGATGATGCTGCATCGATACGACCAAGCAGTCGAGCATCCCGTCCAGTTACCAGACAGGAAGAACCCGAAGCGAACGAGCGTACCTCGCTGCTTCACCATTCGCCGAGCGGTGCGAGTCAGTCGACTTTCGCTCGCATCGGCCGACGGCGCGCTGCGGATAGGAATGATATCCCGGAAGATACAGAAGACTCATATCTGAACCAGGCCTACCTCGATGAGCAAGCCTGGAGTTCATCTCTCCCTCAATGGACGTGGATCCTGCAATTCCTGGTTCTCTGCCCGATCAATGTCATCATTGTCGGACAGATTGCCCGATCAATGTCATCATTGTCGGACAGATTGCCCTTCTGCTCACATCGGCTTTGTACCAAACACCAGCCGATGGAAACTCAGTCTTCAACATCtacatcgccatcgccacgCTGACCgttctacttcttctcccgCTCAGCCCGTTCCTGCACCGCTTCTCCTACCACATTCCGACATTCCTCTTCATGGTGTTTGTTGGCTGTCTGATCTACAACCTGATCGCATTTCCCTTTTCTCGCGAAAACAGACTCAAGTACTACTTTGTCCAGCAGATGGACCTCAACTCCGGCGTCAACAATGTCACTGTGATCGGGATTGATGAGTACATCCAAGACATTGTCAGGGAGATGCCTAGCGCAGCCGGGCAGAAACTTCATTGCGGCGGTCACCACACACCGAGTCGCCCTGGCTTGACAGGCTGCTCATGGCATGGCCTCCCGCCAAACGTCGCACCGCTTCACTATCCAGGTATGCCCTCGAACGCTACTTTGAGGCACAGCTACAAGCACTGGGTAGACTTCAACTCCACTCACGATGGCAATACTGCCTCTCTCAGCCTGCGCGGATTGAACACGAAGATCTGCAAGCTGGTCTTCGACAACCCCGTCTCTCATGTGGTCATCGAAAACACGCATCCCTCTTCACACGGTACCGCAGCTTCGTTCGAGAGTGCAGAGGTGCACCTTTTCAGTCGAACGTGGGATCAGACATTCAGAGTGAATGTGACCTGGGCTGATGAAAAGGCTAAGAAGCAGACTGGGCGGGCAGTGTGTCAGTGGGCGGACGTCAATCAACCTGGAACCATCCCGGCTTTCGATGAGTTGAAGCGGTTCGAGCCGGTTTGGGCGGTTGCTACAAAGAATGGTGATGGATTGTTGGAGGGCTGGAAGGAGTTTGAGATTTGAGATCTGATCCAGGGGAGGTCTTTTGCTGTTGAGCCGCGATGGGTTGGGCATGTGCATTCGGATGGTTTGCTGGCTGTAATGTGTTTCGTGAGCGTGCATGTACCAGTGAATTACATTGTCATATGAGTAACTCGACGATTCACTTAGAATGATTGCGGCTGCGCATGTGGAAATTGGTGCTACAGACAGGGATCTGTTCTCGTGCTTACATCATCCGTGCCCGCTTCCAGGTTGCATTCACAAAGACAAGATCATCCCTCAAAACTTCATCGCCATTTCTTTTTCACGACTCGAACATCCACAACGCAGACAGTGTCTGAC
Coding sequences:
- a CDS encoding peptidase M28 (Peptidase M28 (176-343 Pfam: PF04389) with predicted signal peptide. Has 8 predicted transmembrane regions.), whose translation is MAKTRKGSWNPLSFLPVQVTIIGSLSYAVLLAALLWQHVTVPPAPSTAVPVAGINLTSAWLDLEFISDGYHPWGSKRNDAVREYLLQRIEEILKSNHVDHKTVYASPNNTFISDTVGVQSVTVFANDTSNFTGPDSWTQKPWTLYGESENILVYIRGTDDKEGDWWNTTDRYDGNSGVLVSAHYDSVATGFGTTDDGVGVVSILQLISYYTRKGNQPRRGLVALLNNAEENGLYGAYNYLEHPLSQLTHTFLNLEGAGAGGRATLFRSTDMEVTKAYAKSPRPFGSIISGDGFKRGAIKSGTDYSVFNSIGGMRGLDVAFFEPRSRYHTDQDSKANTSPASLWHMLSAALATTKELTSFKGDEFEGSADEHGKLDIGKGSDGIWFDLFGMVFALGKLNTLFAFSVALLTAGPILFILLEVLLRYSDKWYVFAGKRYLRSTDDDEAVRIHGRRGFFRFPIAFIISTAVVVALAYLVTKINPYIIYSSEYSVWAMSLSVWFAVSWFFSNLAANTRPTALHRMYVLIWMYAISWVLLVFATIGEKNLHLGSGYFLVIYQASISVALLISYLELLALPKISKYVEHVLGAQDDAASIRPSSRASRPVTRQEEPEANERTSLLHHSPSGASQSTFARIGRRRAADRNDIPEDTEDSYLNQAYLDEQAWSSSLPQWTWILQFLVLCPINVIIIALLLTSALYQTPADGNSVFNIYIAIATLTVLLLLPLSPFLHRFSYHIPTFLFMVFVGCLIYNLIAFPFSRENRLKYYFVQQMDLNSGVNNVTVIGIDEYIQDIVREMPSAAGQKLHCGGHHTPSRPGLTGCSWHGLPPNVAPLHYPGMPSNATLRHSYKHWVDFNSTHDGNTASLSLRGLNTKICKLVFDNPVSHVVIENTHPSSHGTAASFESAEVHLFSRTWDQTFRVNVTWADEKAKKQTGRAVCQWADVNQPGTIPAFDELKRFEPVWAVATKNGDGLLEGWKEFEI